One genomic window of Vibrio natriegens NBRC 15636 = ATCC 14048 = DSM 759 includes the following:
- a CDS encoding YccF domain-containing protein has protein sequence MRTLGNIIWFVLGGVFMGLLWWFFGILAFISIIGIPWGRACFVMGNFSFFPFGKEAISRDELTNEMDIGTSPLGVIGNIVWFVFAGIWLAIGHVASAVACFVTIIGIPFALQHLKLAVISLAPIGKTVVSKEEAAMARFNINR, from the coding sequence ATGAGAACTCTTGGCAACATCATCTGGTTTGTGTTGGGTGGCGTATTTATGGGACTGCTGTGGTGGTTTTTCGGCATCCTGGCCTTCATCAGCATTATCGGTATCCCGTGGGGGCGCGCCTGTTTCGTCATGGGTAACTTTTCATTTTTCCCATTCGGAAAAGAAGCCATTTCACGTGATGAACTGACCAACGAGATGGACATAGGCACCAGTCCACTTGGCGTTATCGGTAATATAGTGTGGTTTGTGTTTGCAGGTATCTGGCTGGCAATCGGTCATGTCGCTTCCGCGGTTGCGTGCTTTGTTACCATTATCGGTATTCCGTTTGCACTTCAGCACCTCAAACTGGCGGTTATTTCCCTTGCGCCAATTGGTAAAACTGTCGTATCGAAAGAAGAAGCTGCAATGGCTCGCTTCAATATTAATCGATAA
- a CDS encoding MarR family winged helix-turn-helix transcriptional regulator, with the protein MSELERLNQMLTEFYDKMSSWEQSVVKETGYSLAQVHTIEVLGGHGALRMKELAEKLGITTGTLTVQVDKLVNANLIERCPHPEDRRAIVVKLTPEGELIHRHHNQLHLDLVRDLTRHIEPEQQAVFLTCLERMNREF; encoded by the coding sequence ATGAGCGAATTAGAAAGATTGAATCAAATGTTGACTGAGTTCTACGATAAAATGTCGTCGTGGGAGCAGTCAGTTGTGAAAGAAACGGGTTATTCACTGGCTCAGGTCCATACTATTGAGGTACTCGGCGGTCATGGTGCTCTACGCATGAAAGAGCTGGCTGAAAAGCTGGGCATCACAACGGGAACGTTAACCGTTCAGGTTGATAAACTCGTCAATGCAAATTTGATTGAACGCTGCCCACATCCTGAAGACCGTCGTGCGATTGTGGTCAAGTTGACACCAGAAGGTGAGCTCATACATCGTCATCATAATCAGTTGCATTTGGATTTAGTCCGAGATTTGACCCGACATATCGAGCCTGAGCAACAAGCCGTATTTCTGACCTGTCTGGAAAGGATGAACCGCGAGTTCTAA
- the dmeF gene encoding CDF family Co(II)/Ni(II) efflux transporter DmeF, with protein MTVSQHSHDFVSHNHQGERRTFYVLLLTLVTMIVEISAGTLFGSMALLADGWHMGTHAAAFCITLFAYRYAKQHANSERFSFGTGKVSVLGGFTSAIALGIVALMMMVESVHRLFNPETIKFNEAIMVAVIGLVVNLASMLLLKDHHHHGHEHHHHDHHHEHHHDHNLAAAYFHVLADTLTSLLAIVALIIGKFYGWVWLDAAMGIVGALVIGKWTLGLIRQTAPVLLDESIDEQYRQDIRAELDPYADVVDLHVWKVSGHHYSAAIAIKNRSNKSLGEFKQMLSKFDKIHHLTLELQND; from the coding sequence ATGACAGTCTCGCAGCATTCACATGATTTTGTGTCACATAACCATCAAGGTGAAAGACGAACTTTTTACGTACTGCTTCTTACGCTGGTCACTATGATAGTAGAGATTAGTGCGGGTACGTTGTTTGGTTCCATGGCGTTACTGGCTGATGGCTGGCATATGGGGACTCATGCCGCGGCATTTTGCATTACTTTGTTTGCCTATCGTTACGCAAAGCAGCACGCGAACAGTGAGCGATTTTCTTTTGGTACAGGCAAAGTAAGTGTGTTGGGCGGGTTCACTAGCGCAATAGCACTTGGCATCGTCGCATTGATGATGATGGTTGAGTCTGTACATCGGTTATTCAACCCAGAAACGATTAAGTTTAACGAAGCGATAATGGTGGCGGTCATTGGCTTGGTGGTAAACCTGGCGAGTATGTTGCTTTTAAAGGATCACCACCATCATGGACATGAGCATCATCATCACGATCACCACCATGAACATCATCATGATCACAACTTAGCGGCGGCGTATTTCCATGTTCTTGCGGACACGTTAACGTCACTACTTGCGATTGTCGCCCTCATCATCGGTAAATTTTATGGTTGGGTTTGGTTAGACGCGGCTATGGGTATCGTCGGTGCGCTGGTCATTGGTAAATGGACGCTTGGTTTAATTCGGCAAACGGCCCCAGTTTTATTAGATGAAAGTATTGATGAGCAATATCGACAAGATATTCGTGCAGAGCTTGACCCTTACGCTGATGTAGTGGATCTTCATGTATGGAAAGTGAGTGGACACCATTATTCAGCGGCTATTGCGATTAAGAATCGCAGTAACAAATCACTCGGTGAATTTAAACAAATGTTGAGTAAGTTTGATAAGATTCATCACCTTACTCTCGAATTGCAAAATGACTAA
- a CDS encoding patatin family protein has protein sequence MEQVGTRALIVEGGAMRGVFSCGILDHFLEQNFSPFDSFWGVSAGASNLAAYLANMPGRNLKIYLDYSLRKEFINPSRLVLGGDMMDLDWMWNLTLEELGIDKAVLAADPRPFFLGVTRQDTGEAEYLTPNVDALAETMKASSALPILYRNGVLLNGTRYVDGGVSDAIPIAEAIKRGATKIMVLRSRPASYRKSKSKFGAATKRMLKDTPALIEPMLTRDIRYNQALSLIENPPEGIEIIQVCPPETFKLKRLSRSPEPLRAAYDLGLEAGKEAMMRWEQI, from the coding sequence ATGGAACAAGTAGGTACTCGCGCATTGATTGTGGAGGGAGGCGCTATGCGGGGCGTCTTTTCGTGCGGCATACTCGACCACTTTTTAGAGCAAAATTTCTCACCCTTTGACAGCTTTTGGGGAGTGTCAGCAGGAGCAAGTAACTTAGCGGCTTACCTAGCGAACATGCCGGGAAGAAATCTGAAAATCTATCTCGATTACAGCCTACGTAAAGAATTTATTAACCCGAGTCGGTTGGTTCTTGGCGGAGATATGATGGATCTCGACTGGATGTGGAATCTCACACTCGAAGAACTTGGGATCGACAAAGCCGTTCTGGCTGCAGACCCGCGCCCTTTCTTCTTAGGGGTTACTCGTCAAGACACGGGTGAAGCGGAATATCTGACTCCAAACGTGGATGCACTGGCAGAAACAATGAAAGCCAGTAGTGCACTGCCTATCCTTTATCGCAACGGCGTATTACTGAATGGTACACGATATGTTGATGGTGGCGTCTCTGATGCGATTCCTATTGCAGAAGCCATTAAACGAGGTGCAACGAAAATCATGGTATTGCGCAGTCGTCCCGCAAGCTACCGAAAATCAAAATCAAAGTTTGGGGCCGCAACCAAACGTATGTTGAAAGATACACCTGCTTTGATTGAGCCGATGCTGACTCGTGACATTCGCTACAATCAAGCCCTATCACTTATTGAGAATCCGCCAGAAGGCATAGAGATTATTCAGGTTTGTCCGCCAGAGACATTTAAATTGAAGCGCTTGAGCCGTTCTCCGGAGCCATTACGTGCAGCGTATGATCTCGGTTTAGAGGCTGGGAAAGAAGCCATGATGCGCTGGGAGCAGATTTAA
- a CDS encoding pirin family protein, giving the protein MSKTREVRQIIPSQPTADGDGVKIRRVAGFNNASFSPFLMVDELKSDNRADYIGGFPPHPHRGIETLTYMLKGHFQHRDHMDNVGELRSGGAQWMAAGRGVIHSEMPIMQDGELHGFQIWINQPAKNKMQPAQYHDFQPETITEVNDKNVGLVRIIAGELNINGNRTSGPLTKTGVDATVADWRPHAGATLQLVTESNHNMMLYVYQGNVETQQRVIKQGEMAFLSQGEWVELTANDASGVLVFIGEPINEPVVHYGPFVMNSIEEIEQAIQDYNAGLFETY; this is encoded by the coding sequence ATGAGTAAAACAAGAGAAGTCCGTCAGATAATTCCTTCCCAGCCTACTGCGGATGGTGATGGCGTTAAAATTCGCCGAGTAGCTGGATTCAATAATGCCAGTTTTTCACCATTTTTGATGGTGGATGAGTTGAAATCTGATAACCGCGCTGACTATATCGGCGGTTTTCCTCCGCACCCTCACCGAGGTATTGAAACCCTGACCTATATGTTGAAAGGGCACTTTCAACATCGTGATCACATGGATAATGTCGGTGAACTTCGTTCTGGTGGCGCTCAATGGATGGCTGCTGGCCGTGGTGTTATTCATAGTGAAATGCCAATTATGCAAGATGGCGAACTGCATGGTTTTCAGATTTGGATTAATCAGCCAGCAAAAAATAAAATGCAACCTGCTCAGTATCATGATTTCCAGCCTGAAACCATCACCGAAGTGAATGACAAAAATGTCGGCTTGGTTCGTATTATTGCCGGGGAACTTAATATCAATGGGAACCGAACTAGCGGACCACTAACGAAAACGGGCGTTGATGCAACGGTTGCTGATTGGCGACCACATGCAGGCGCAACGCTCCAGCTTGTCACCGAGTCGAACCACAACATGATGCTTTATGTCTACCAAGGTAACGTTGAAACTCAGCAACGAGTCATAAAACAAGGCGAAATGGCGTTCTTGTCTCAAGGAGAGTGGGTTGAGCTGACGGCAAACGACGCAAGTGGAGTACTAGTTTTCATTGGCGAGCCGATTAACGAGCCCGTGGTTCACTATGGTCCATTTGTTATGAACAGCATTGAAGAAATCGAACAAGCGATCCAAGACTACAATGCAGGACTGTTTGAAACTTATTAG
- a CDS encoding cold-shock protein, producing the protein MSKVTGSVKWFNETKGFGFLSQDNGGQDVFVHFNAIVADGFKTLTEGQKVSFNVEQGKKGPQATEVTPL; encoded by the coding sequence ATGTCTAAAGTAACTGGTTCAGTAAAATGGTTCAACGAAACAAAAGGTTTCGGTTTCCTATCTCAAGACAACGGCGGCCAAGATGTATTCGTACACTTCAACGCGATTGTTGCTGACGGTTTCAAAACACTGACTGAAGGTCAGAAAGTAAGCTTTAACGTAGAGCAAGGTAAAAAAGGTCCTCAAGCGACTGAAGTTACTCCTCTATAA
- a CDS encoding PA3496 family putative envelope integrity protein, whose amino-acid sequence MAKKSNKQLEKEKKESEQNNAAIKQKTRRRIEDIMEQREFDKLFDL is encoded by the coding sequence ATGGCTAAGAAAAGTAACAAACAATTAGAAAAAGAAAAGAAAGAATCTGAGCAAAATAATGCAGCGATTAAGCAAAAAACTCGACGCCGTATTGAAGACATTATGGAACAAAGAGAGTTTGATAAATTATTTGATCTCTAA
- a CDS encoding adenosine deaminase, protein MNAFIQGLPKVELHLHIEGSLEPELLFKLAKRNGIEIPYSTPSELREAYQFEDLQSFLDLYYQGANALRTEQDFYDLTWEYLERCKADNVIHTEIFFDPQTHTERGIDFDTVINGISRALKDGQEQLGITSQIIACFLRHLSEESAIETLQSVLKHRDKIIGVGLDSSEKGHPPAKFERVFQQAKAAGLLTVAHAGEEGPAQNISDAIEMLEVSRVDHGVRCVEDKTLVASLIESKMPLTVCPLSNIKLCVFDDMKQHNIVDLLRQGVAVTINSDDPAYFGGYMTDNFLAVSQAHPMSNAEIAQFTLNAIEASFIDDEMKASYRSQVKNYVESHSSL, encoded by the coding sequence ATGAACGCATTTATTCAAGGTCTTCCAAAAGTAGAGTTACACTTACATATCGAAGGTTCACTTGAGCCAGAGTTGCTGTTCAAGCTTGCTAAACGCAACGGTATTGAAATCCCGTACTCGACCCCTAGTGAATTACGCGAAGCATACCAGTTCGAAGATTTACAGTCTTTCCTCGACCTTTACTACCAAGGCGCTAATGCTTTACGTACAGAGCAAGACTTTTATGATCTGACCTGGGAGTATCTAGAACGCTGCAAAGCCGATAACGTCATTCATACGGAAATCTTTTTTGATCCTCAAACTCATACCGAACGCGGTATTGATTTTGATACCGTGATAAACGGAATTAGCCGCGCGTTAAAAGATGGTCAGGAACAACTTGGCATTACTTCTCAAATCATTGCCTGCTTCCTACGTCACCTGTCTGAAGAGAGCGCTATCGAAACGCTACAATCTGTTCTCAAACATCGCGATAAAATTATTGGTGTCGGCTTAGATTCATCAGAGAAGGGACACCCACCAGCAAAATTTGAGCGCGTATTCCAACAAGCAAAAGCGGCGGGTCTATTAACGGTTGCTCACGCTGGTGAAGAAGGCCCAGCGCAAAATATCTCTGACGCAATTGAAATGTTGGAAGTCAGCCGCGTTGACCACGGCGTTCGCTGCGTAGAAGACAAAACCTTGGTTGCCTCACTTATCGAAAGCAAAATGCCTCTTACGGTCTGTCCACTCTCGAACATTAAGCTGTGTGTCTTTGATGACATGAAGCAGCACAACATTGTCGATCTTCTCCGTCAAGGCGTTGCAGTCACGATTAATTCCGATGACCCAGCTTACTTTGGTGGCTACATGACCGACAATTTCCTCGCTGTGAGTCAGGCACACCCAATGAGCAACGCTGAAATCGCGCAGTTCACGCTTAACGCCATAGAAGCGAGTTTTATTGATGACGAAATGAAAGCTAGCTATCGTTCTCAAGTAAAAAACTACGTTGAAAGTCATTCTTCTTTATAG
- a CDS encoding peroxiredoxin has product MIQQGQALPSATVSELTADGMANHDVTELFANKKVVLFAVPGAFTPTCSEAHLPGYVVLADQLKAKGVDLIACIATNDAFVMHAWGEAQNASEIMMLGDGDASFTKALGLEMDTGGFGGIRSQRYAMIVDNGVVTKLNVEEPQKFEVSNAETILAAL; this is encoded by the coding sequence ATGATTCAACAAGGCCAAGCACTACCTTCTGCAACTGTCAGTGAACTAACAGCCGATGGCATGGCAAATCACGACGTAACTGAGCTGTTTGCGAATAAAAAAGTGGTGTTGTTTGCTGTCCCGGGTGCGTTCACTCCGACTTGTTCAGAAGCTCACTTGCCAGGCTATGTTGTTCTAGCAGACCAGCTAAAAGCAAAAGGCGTTGATCTTATCGCATGTATCGCAACAAATGACGCATTTGTTATGCACGCTTGGGGTGAAGCTCAAAATGCCTCTGAGATTATGATGCTGGGTGATGGTGATGCAAGCTTCACCAAAGCACTTGGTCTGGAAATGGATACTGGCGGTTTTGGTGGTATTCGTTCGCAACGTTATGCGATGATTGTTGATAATGGTGTCGTGACCAAACTTAATGTTGAAGAACCACAGAAGTTTGAAGTGAGCAACGCAGAAACAATTCTTGCAGCACTTTAA
- a CDS encoding S1 family peptidase: MRNKWAPLFASLLISTSTYAIVVDENTYVQKTQQDFDDNFSFLASVRASIFAEDHSCGGTIISERWVLTAAHCLVASDASLEDSNSNPDVFTLYDVAKPKEISITAGKADLSQVEISDIYKVTHVVIHPDYYPVQSVTVETIDSTDNTGETEVMVLESTAYQNDLALLYVERDFPSNLVGKVSLGDVNSNSRLSDLGERWDSANPEPNVKVAGWGTGGDSDPAIGASTTEFRDTDVSYYPMSLCYERLESAEEMPIYLESPVDPTKLCTLPTQSFPIGDNIFGNGACVGDTGGPLLLPSSDGLSFTQVGIISAGPIINSVCSSVTLPTWYTNVSYYTEWIDSYLDSEQPPEAVITKPDFLIVPEETEDGEDTVTEGEEGETVTETEDEEVIEDEECNASIEGQYVVFCDDDEDDDSSGGSIGYMYLLLMLLLAASRRKVINR; this comes from the coding sequence ATGAGAAACAAATGGGCACCGCTGTTTGCCTCACTTTTGATCAGTACATCAACGTACGCAATTGTTGTAGATGAAAATACTTATGTTCAGAAAACTCAACAGGATTTTGACGATAACTTTTCTTTTTTAGCTTCTGTTCGAGCCAGTATTTTCGCTGAAGATCACTCATGTGGTGGGACTATAATCAGTGAGCGCTGGGTGTTGACTGCTGCCCACTGTTTAGTTGCTTCTGATGCTAGTTTGGAAGATAGCAACTCGAACCCTGACGTGTTTACACTTTATGATGTGGCCAAACCTAAAGAAATCTCAATAACGGCTGGCAAGGCAGATTTGTCTCAAGTTGAGATATCTGACATCTATAAGGTCACTCACGTTGTGATACATCCAGATTATTATCCAGTGCAATCTGTTACTGTAGAAACAATCGATAGTACAGATAACACTGGTGAGACTGAGGTAATGGTCCTAGAGTCAACCGCATACCAGAATGACCTTGCTTTACTTTATGTTGAACGTGATTTTCCTTCAAACCTCGTCGGCAAGGTGAGCTTAGGTGATGTAAATAGCAATAGTAGATTGTCTGATTTAGGAGAAAGGTGGGACTCTGCTAATCCTGAACCTAATGTAAAAGTCGCAGGTTGGGGGACTGGTGGTGATTCTGATCCTGCAATTGGGGCTAGCACGACTGAATTTAGAGATACAGATGTTTCTTATTACCCTATGTCTCTTTGTTATGAACGCCTAGAGTCTGCTGAAGAAATGCCAATCTACCTTGAATCTCCGGTAGACCCTACGAAGCTATGTACGTTGCCGACACAAAGTTTTCCTATCGGTGACAACATATTTGGTAATGGTGCCTGTGTCGGCGATACGGGTGGTCCTTTATTACTGCCAAGTAGCGATGGCCTGAGCTTTACCCAAGTTGGTATTATCAGTGCTGGTCCAATCATTAATAGCGTCTGTAGCTCTGTTACCTTACCAACTTGGTACACCAACGTTTCTTATTACACAGAGTGGATTGACTCATACTTGGACAGTGAGCAACCTCCCGAAGCTGTTATCACCAAACCTGACTTTCTGATTGTTCCAGAGGAAACCGAAGATGGCGAAGATACGGTGACGGAAGGAGAAGAAGGTGAAACGGTTACAGAAACAGAAGACGAAGAAGTCATAGAAGATGAAGAGTGTAACGCCTCGATTGAAGGTCAGTACGTTGTTTTTTGTGATGACGATGAAGATGATGACAGTAGCGGTGGTTCTATCGGTTACATGTATCTACTGTTGATGTTACTTTTAGCGGCAAGCAGAAGAAAAGTTATTAACCGCTAG
- the yghU gene encoding glutathione-dependent disulfide-bond oxidoreductase, whose translation MSNEYIPPKVWTNDSENGGQWASINRPDSGARHEQELPVGEHPFQLYSMGTPNGQKVTIMFEELLAAGVKEAEYDAHLIKIGDSDQFGSGFVAVNPNSKIPALVDRSGEEPVNVFESGNILFYLAEKFGLFLPKEGAKRAEVMNWLFWLQGSAPYLGGGFGHFYAYAPEKFEYPINRFTMEAKRQLDVLDKRLANNEFLGGDEYSIADIATWPWYGNLVLGRAYDAAEFLDVNSYEHVVRWAKAIDQREAVKRGRIVNRTWGEEGEYLEERHSAQDIDDVLKLKL comes from the coding sequence ATGTCAAACGAGTACATACCACCAAAAGTTTGGACAAACGACAGTGAAAATGGCGGCCAATGGGCAAGCATCAACCGTCCGGACTCAGGCGCACGTCATGAGCAAGAGTTACCCGTTGGTGAGCATCCATTCCAGCTATATTCCATGGGGACACCAAATGGCCAAAAAGTCACCATTATGTTTGAAGAGCTGCTGGCTGCTGGTGTGAAAGAAGCGGAATACGACGCACATTTGATTAAAATCGGTGATAGTGACCAGTTTGGTTCCGGGTTTGTTGCGGTTAACCCAAATTCAAAAATTCCTGCGTTAGTCGATCGCTCTGGCGAAGAGCCGGTCAATGTTTTTGAATCTGGCAATATTCTTTTCTACTTAGCGGAAAAATTTGGCCTGTTCTTGCCTAAAGAAGGGGCAAAGCGAGCGGAAGTAATGAACTGGTTGTTTTGGCTGCAAGGGTCTGCGCCATATCTTGGTGGTGGCTTCGGGCATTTCTACGCCTATGCACCAGAGAAGTTTGAATATCCGATCAACCGATTTACCATGGAAGCGAAACGTCAATTAGATGTTCTGGACAAACGCTTAGCGAACAATGAGTTTTTAGGTGGCGACGAATACAGTATCGCGGATATCGCCACTTGGCCTTGGTATGGCAACCTAGTTTTGGGACGAGCGTACGATGCGGCTGAGTTTTTAGACGTAAACAGCTACGAGCACGTAGTTCGTTGGGCAAAAGCCATCGATCAACGTGAAGCAGTCAAACGCGGTCGTATTGTTAACCGAACTTGGGGTGAAGAAGGCGAGTATCTTGAGGAGCGACATAGTGCACAAGATATTGATGACGTGTTAAAGCTAAAACTTTAG
- a CDS encoding beta-ketoacyl-ACP reductase: MKHDKVAIVTGAARGIGRAICEQLLEDGFYVIGLDISPVEWSQSSQLTSYQVNLCDSKGVNEVVESIIQQHHRIDVLVNNAGITRDALLQDMLEKDWDSVIDVNLKAVFLLTQSVAPVMLNQGTGSIVNISSIVGTDGNIGQSNYAASKGGVISMSKGWAKELARKGAQIRVNCVAPGFIVTDMTKDLPEKVIKMMEGKTPLGRMGSVRDIANGVAFLASDKSEFITGQVLKIDGGLVL; the protein is encoded by the coding sequence ATGAAACATGACAAAGTAGCCATTGTCACTGGTGCCGCTCGCGGTATTGGACGAGCGATTTGTGAGCAACTATTAGAAGATGGCTTTTATGTCATCGGGTTAGATATCTCTCCGGTCGAATGGAGCCAGTCATCACAGCTCACCAGCTATCAAGTTAACCTATGTGATTCCAAAGGGGTCAATGAAGTCGTAGAGAGCATCATTCAGCAACATCATCGCATTGATGTATTAGTTAATAATGCAGGTATTACTCGAGACGCTCTACTTCAGGATATGCTGGAGAAAGATTGGGACAGTGTCATCGATGTAAACCTAAAAGCGGTATTTTTATTAACGCAAAGTGTCGCTCCGGTAATGTTAAACCAAGGTACTGGCAGTATTGTGAATATCTCTTCCATCGTGGGTACTGATGGAAATATTGGTCAGAGTAATTATGCTGCCAGCAAAGGCGGTGTCATCTCAATGAGCAAAGGGTGGGCGAAAGAGCTTGCTCGAAAAGGCGCGCAAATACGTGTGAATTGTGTGGCTCCCGGATTCATTGTTACAGATATGACCAAAGACCTGCCTGAGAAAGTGATCAAAATGATGGAAGGTAAAACTCCATTAGGCCGGATGGGGTCCGTTCGAGATATCGCAAATGGTGTTGCCTTCTTAGCATCAGACAAGAGTGAGTTCATTACAGGACAAGTGTTAAAAATCGATGGTGGCTTAGTCTTATAG
- a CDS encoding cupin domain-containing protein — MLNMNFTQRVVINTTQQEWIASPAKGVWRKPLEREAKESGHTTSIVKYEAGSRFATHYHPFGEEILVLEGVFSDENGDYPAGTYIRNPPGSHHAPFSNEGCVILVKLNQFDPQDLAEVRINTNKAEWLPGIGGLQVMPLHEFGHERVALVKWPKGEQFHAHQHFGGEEILVLSGKFQDEFGIYPKHTWMRNPHLSSHTPFVEEETVIWVKTGHLPVQK; from the coding sequence ATGTTGAATATGAATTTCACTCAGAGAGTTGTGATTAACACAACTCAGCAAGAATGGATTGCCAGCCCGGCCAAAGGCGTTTGGCGTAAACCATTAGAGCGTGAAGCGAAAGAATCAGGGCACACCACCAGTATTGTAAAATATGAAGCTGGATCACGCTTTGCGACGCACTATCACCCGTTCGGTGAGGAAATTTTAGTGCTTGAAGGCGTGTTTTCTGATGAAAATGGCGATTACCCTGCTGGTACTTACATTCGCAACCCACCAGGTAGCCATCATGCTCCGTTCAGTAACGAAGGGTGTGTCATTTTGGTAAAACTGAACCAGTTTGATCCCCAAGATCTTGCGGAAGTACGCATCAATACCAATAAGGCAGAGTGGCTCCCCGGAATTGGCGGCCTGCAAGTGATGCCTTTGCATGAATTTGGTCATGAACGTGTTGCGCTAGTGAAATGGCCGAAAGGAGAACAGTTTCATGCACACCAACACTTTGGTGGCGAAGAAATATTAGTTTTATCTGGCAAGTTTCAAGATGAGTTCGGCATCTATCCCAAGCATACCTGGATGCGAAATCCACATTTGAGTTCACACACGCCATTTGTCGAAGAAGAAACGGTGATTTGGGTCAAGACTGGGCATCTGCCAGTTCAAAAATAA
- a CDS encoding YdcH family protein, with product MLGENHSLTHEFPEHLDTISHLSANDASFAENVRNYNALDKEIRVLELQGNPIDDHEMNILKHNRAELKDWLHSRIMGA from the coding sequence ATGTTAGGTGAAAATCACTCATTAACTCATGAATTTCCAGAACATTTGGATACCATCTCCCATCTGTCAGCAAATGATGCATCCTTTGCTGAAAACGTGAGAAACTACAACGCCTTGGATAAAGAAATACGTGTTTTGGAACTGCAAGGTAACCCCATTGATGATCACGAGATGAATATACTGAAACATAATCGTGCTGAACTGAAAGATTGGTTACATTCCAGGATCATGGGTGCATAG
- a CDS encoding DUF4382 domain-containing protein, with product MKTVKFSLVGVAVAMALFGCNSDSDSVSATTPVTLSVSDAPIDDVSDVVVTFSKVAFLSIDDETPQIFEVYKTDEEGNYVDEDGELLLEGEDPIPLSVNLLDVQGSDVEDLLDGELLPVGNYKLCVFANDGDHPDYPSYVVDELTGNKIPLTVKGDGACPQGVGKEDNAGVLFFNNTFAVNPDNNEYVVEFDLRRGLKDGTGQNEGYSIQRTSVSLINTVTTGDIQGVVLAATYGGCVNDTDTGNGYAQAVYLYEGNVAEEDMGPFAGVEGKVDPIAAAAVSLADNNTDYTYEFGFVEPGTYSVGYTCTANDDSEDGLVEGEAFSIFDSVSGLSVSVGTDTEANF from the coding sequence ATGAAAACCGTAAAATTCAGCTTAGTCGGTGTCGCAGTGGCGATGGCACTATTTGGCTGTAATTCAGACAGCGATTCCGTTAGCGCGACAACTCCTGTAACACTTTCTGTATCCGATGCTCCCATTGATGATGTCTCCGATGTGGTCGTTACATTCAGCAAAGTCGCTTTCCTATCTATTGACGATGAAACACCTCAAATTTTTGAAGTATACAAAACGGATGAAGAAGGGAACTATGTTGACGAAGATGGTGAACTGCTTCTTGAAGGCGAAGATCCTATTCCACTCAGTGTGAACTTGTTGGACGTACAAGGCAGTGATGTGGAAGATCTTTTAGATGGCGAACTTCTTCCTGTCGGTAATTATAAGCTTTGTGTTTTTGCCAACGATGGAGACCATCCCGATTACCCTTCCTATGTCGTCGATGAACTGACAGGCAACAAAATTCCACTCACGGTAAAAGGAGATGGAGCCTGCCCACAAGGTGTGGGTAAAGAAGATAACGCCGGGGTTCTGTTCTTCAATAACACATTCGCAGTGAATCCAGACAACAATGAGTACGTTGTCGAATTTGACCTGCGTCGAGGCCTGAAAGATGGTACAGGTCAAAACGAAGGTTATAGTATTCAACGAACTTCAGTATCATTGATTAACACGGTCACCACTGGTGATATCCAAGGTGTTGTATTAGCTGCAACGTATGGAGGCTGTGTGAACGATACCGATACTGGAAACGGATATGCTCAAGCGGTTTATTTATATGAAGGTAACGTTGCCGAAGAAGACATGGGTCCATTTGCTGGCGTTGAAGGAAAAGTCGACCCAATCGCAGCAGCAGCCGTTTCACTAGCCGACAACAATACAGACTACACGTATGAATTCGGCTTTGTCGAGCCTGGTACCTATTCTGTCGGTTACACATGTACTGCGAACGATGATTCGGAAGATGGACTTGTAGAAGGTGAGGCATTCAGTATCTTTGATTCCGTCAGTGGGCTGAGCGTTTCAGTGGGTACAGATACCGAAGCGAACTTCTAG